The Hyperthermus butylicus DSM 5456 genome includes a region encoding these proteins:
- a CDS encoding beta-propeller domain-containing protein, which translates to MPVEALDQLRAGLYLLGMPYIYEAYKLVARWAPEVAVVETTAAPSQVPAEAGAGVPEYSVTNVQVYGVDEPDIVKTNGTHIFVVNGERLVVFHAYPPEELKPVAVIDAGKLMEKLSPPAELIVVEGNESRSLGRLGKMFRISSLFIADSSVVIFVDEYSMLPLLEPRTWILKVDPGTGSIEWALALPGSFYDARLAGGVVVAVTGGYQLVKPMLVVWSSETCRVDVVVPFQPPILVGASGETVVAAVNLETGAYDTLVLLGVSPRVIYMTANGTLYLALPGIEDLHAMMGERANLAEVLEKAMELTSWNKTTIVRIAVEEGPKLSIEAHKTISGVLGKQWQLDEYNDYLRIVVTTRGEKGTSVDLYVLNAETLEEVARLAGIAVDEQVHAVRFLGSRLYLVTFRFIDPLFVIDLFDPRKSQIAWLP; encoded by the coding sequence GTGCCCGTCGAGGCGCTTGACCAGCTCAGGGCGGGCCTGTACCTACTCGGCATGCCGTACATCTACGAGGCCTACAAGCTGGTGGCTCGCTGGGCGCCAGAAGTGGCTGTTGTAGAGACAACTGCCGCCCCATCACAGGTGCCTGCTGAGGCTGGAGCCGGTGTGCCCGAGTACAGCGTGACAAACGTCCAGGTCTATGGTGTCGACGAGCCGGACATAGTTAAGACTAATGGTACGCACATATTCGTCGTTAATGGCGAGAGGCTGGTAGTCTTCCATGCCTACCCGCCGGAGGAGCTGAAGCCGGTGGCGGTTATTGATGCTGGGAAGCTCATGGAGAAGCTATCGCCGCCCGCCGAGCTGATAGTTGTCGAAGGCAACGAGTCTAGAAGCCTTGGCAGGCTAGGGAAGATGTTTAGGATAAGCAGCCTCTTCATAGCTGATAGCAGTGTGGTCATTTTCGTAGACGAGTACTCAATGCTGCCACTCCTGGAGCCTAGAACATGGATTTTGAAGGTGGACCCGGGAACTGGTAGTATCGAGTGGGCCCTAGCGTTACCTGGCTCGTTCTATGATGCACGTCTTGCTGGTGGGGTTGTTGTAGCAGTTACTGGTGGCTACCAGCTTGTAAAACCAATGCTGGTCGTGTGGAGCTCCGAGACCTGCCGTGTGGACGTGGTTGTGCCGTTTCAGCCGCCGATACTTGTTGGCGCCTCTGGCGAGACCGTGGTCGCGGCCGTGAACCTGGAGACGGGAGCCTATGACACCCTGGTATTGCTCGGTGTCTCTCCCCGCGTAATCTACATGACTGCTAACGGGACGCTATACCTCGCACTGCCGGGCATAGAGGATCTACACGCGATGATGGGCGAGCGTGCAAACTTGGCCGAGGTCCTGGAGAAAGCTATGGAGTTAACGAGCTGGAATAAGACCACAATAGTGAGGATAGCGGTGGAGGAGGGACCAAAGCTAAGCATTGAGGCCCACAAAACGATAAGCGGTGTACTCGGGAAGCAGTGGCAGCTAGATGAGTACAACGACTACCTCAGAATAGTGGTCACCACAAGAGGCGAGAAGGGTACAAGCGTGGACCTCTACGTGCTCAACGCAGAAACGCTCGAGGAAGTAGCGAGACTAGCCGGGATAGCTGTAGATGAGCAGGTACACGCAGTCCGATTCCTAGGCAGCCGCCTATACCTGGTAACCTTCCGGTTCATCGACCCGCTCTTTGTTATAGACCTCTTCGACCCAAGAAAATCCCAAATCGCTTGGCTACCGTGA
- a CDS encoding formate dehydrogenase accessory protein FdhE, which yields MLGTRIASRRGGVTNPLTGSKPGGNRDSLGESIGPQPPRPLSEALPELLEWLEKLSSKDLENATAYHILGEVYRVQAEIEREALERLRGLNDYLASTARRVHREKRPLLELLGGIPEELLDEEWLRRSMLKIIEATRRAGMDLSAAAAPVEAPVAKGLISIVNVVRELVEGKEDTLNAWAGAVSIERDKLRALALWLLQPLLSAVRLAAANGLKWSAEFWQQGVCPVCGAPARLGYMRGEGRHQFMRCQVCGFEWRFPRARCPRCGADKPGDIVFLTPLPDAKWLRLYQCKRCNWYWKIVDEEDSEALKHGLPPHELYDVYTYTLDLIAEQLSSKKSGVNGQRRGGKD from the coding sequence ATGCTAGGCACACGTATAGCTTCTCGCCGTGGAGGTGTCACGAATCCCTTGACTGGCTCCAAGCCGGGAGGTAACCGGGATAGCCTCGGGGAGAGTATAGGGCCGCAGCCTCCAAGGCCTCTATCCGAGGCTCTTCCCGAGCTGCTCGAGTGGCTAGAAAAACTATCCTCGAAGGACCTAGAGAATGCCACGGCATACCATATACTAGGAGAGGTCTACAGGGTTCAGGCTGAGATTGAGAGGGAGGCCCTGGAGAGGCTGAGAGGGCTAAATGACTACCTGGCATCGACAGCTAGGAGGGTTCACCGGGAGAAGCGCCCACTATTAGAGCTCCTGGGCGGTATTCCGGAGGAGCTACTTGACGAGGAGTGGCTCCGCAGATCGATGCTGAAGATTATCGAGGCTACTAGGAGGGCTGGAATGGATCTATCCGCTGCAGCAGCACCTGTAGAAGCCCCGGTAGCTAAAGGCCTTATCAGCATAGTCAATGTCGTCAGGGAACTCGTAGAGGGTAAGGAGGATACTCTCAATGCATGGGCAGGGGCAGTCTCTATTGAGAGGGATAAGCTGCGCGCCCTAGCACTGTGGCTCCTACAGCCGCTACTCTCAGCTGTGAGGCTTGCAGCTGCAAACGGGCTCAAGTGGTCCGCGGAGTTTTGGCAGCAGGGAGTGTGCCCCGTCTGTGGTGCCCCGGCGAGGCTTGGCTACATGCGGGGTGAGGGGCGCCACCAGTTTATGAGGTGCCAGGTGTGCGGGTTTGAGTGGAGATTTCCGCGGGCACGCTGCCCGCGCTGTGGAGCCGACAAGCCTGGCGACATCGTGTTCCTGACGCCTCTACCCGATGCAAAGTGGCTCCGTCTATACCAGTGCAAGCGCTGCAACTGGTACTGGAAGATAGTCGACGAGGAGGATTCTGAGGCCCTAAAGCACGGCCTGCCGCCACACGAGCTATACGACGTCTACACATACACCCTAGACCTTATCGCGGAGCAGCTCTCCTCGAAGAAGAGCGGAGTGAACGGACAGAGGAGAGGTGGGAAGGATTGA